One part of the Humulus lupulus chromosome 9, drHumLupu1.1, whole genome shotgun sequence genome encodes these proteins:
- the LOC133799688 gene encoding uncharacterized protein LOC133799688, translating to MVAEDWLKSVKAVFDHMELNDHQRVLCASHLLKRDARIWWDMVKQTHDLYTMTWADFVQEFSKKYYNAAILVTRVDEFVTFVRGNLSVTDYAQKFDRLARFSPEIVPNEAMRVQRFMRGLKPMIARDVKMTSAKVVSYAEVLDKALDAE from the coding sequence atggtggcagaagattggtTGAAGTCAGTAAAGGCTGTCTTTGATCATATGGAGTTGAATGACCACCAGAGGGTTTTGTGTGCATCTCACCTACTAAAAAGGgatgcaaggatatggtgggatatGGTGAAGCAAACTCATGATCTATATACTATGACATGGGCAGATTTTGTGCAAGAGTTTAGCAAAAAGTATTACAACGCAGCTATACTGGTTACCAGAGTTGATGAATTTGTGACCTTTGTTCGGGGAAACCTTTCTGTCACTGATTATGCTCAGAAATTCGATAGGTTGGCAAGGTTTTCACCTGAGATTGTACCAAATGAGGCCATGCGAgtccaaaggtttatgagaggacTTAAGCCCATGATTGCTAGGGATGTTAAGATGACCAGTGCTAAAGTGGTTAGTTATGCTGAGGTTTTGGATAAGGCTCTTGATGCAGAATAG